Proteins from one Microtus pennsylvanicus isolate mMicPen1 chromosome 7, mMicPen1.hap1, whole genome shotgun sequence genomic window:
- the Cenpq gene encoding centromere protein Q isoform X2: MPGKTNAPKRNSQQLKRTSKQRADEDGDLPENEVGITAKRNRSHAGRLSSKVTEQAKCTHLKRIKIASNKRSTWQPVPKNTGDYLQSVMESVILEILSKNIKGKEQIQYHLNCLKKRLLQQCGTLKVPARTLNYLTDVSNLLKIEKAQERTNEEDMALLQEFHVDTNKALSLPELSQKSLKAPILQEEILALIPNQNALLKDLVVLHNSASVANMSAFIQEAYKKLDHS; encoded by the exons ATGCCTGGTAAAACAAATGCTCCTAAGAGAAACTCTCAACAGTTAAAGAGAACTTCAAAACAAAGAGCTGATGAGGATGGGGATTTGCCAGAGAATGAG GTTGGAATCacagcaaaaagaaacagaagtcatGCAGGGCGTCTGTCCTCTAAAG TAACAGAACAAGCAAAGTGTACTCACCTAAAACGGATAAAAATAGCCTCCAACAAGAGAAGCACCTGGCAGCCTGTTCCAAAGAACACTGGAGATTATTTGCAGAGTGTGATGGAGTCAGTCATTCT AGAAATTTTAAGCAAGAAcattaaaggaaaagaacaaattcaGTATCATCTCAACTGCTTGAAGAAAAG ATTACTACAACAGTGTGGAACCCTGAAAGTCCCTGCCAGAACGCTGAACTATTTAACTGATGTGTCAAATCTGCTGAAAATtgaaaaggcacaagaaagaaCTAATGAAGAGGACATGGCTTTACTGCAG gaATTCCACGTGGATACTAATAAGGCACTGTCTCTTCCAGAACTTTCTCAGAAAAGTCTTAAAGCACCCATACTTCAA GAAGAAATTTTGGCACTAATTCCGAACCAGAATGCTCTTCTAAAGGATTTGGTTGTCCTTCATAATTCAGCCTCAGTGGCGAACATGTCAGCGTTCATTCAAGAAGCCTATAAGAAACTTGATCACTCTTaa
- the Cenpq gene encoding centromere protein Q isoform X1, with protein sequence MPGKTNAPKRNSQQLKRTSKQRADEDGDLPENEVGITAKRNRSHAGRLSSKVTEQAKCTHLKRIKIASNKRSTWQPVPKNTGDYLQSVMESVILEILSKNIKGKEQIQYHLNCLKKRLLQQCGTLKVPARTLNYLTDVSNLLKIEKAQERTNEEDMALLQNEIDKIVATTESMTENIQSLKNKIQILTNDIEEEEQKVKQEFHVDTNKALSLPELSQKSLKAPILQEEILALIPNQNALLKDLVVLHNSASVANMSAFIQEAYKKLDHS encoded by the exons ATGCCTGGTAAAACAAATGCTCCTAAGAGAAACTCTCAACAGTTAAAGAGAACTTCAAAACAAAGAGCTGATGAGGATGGGGATTTGCCAGAGAATGAG GTTGGAATCacagcaaaaagaaacagaagtcatGCAGGGCGTCTGTCCTCTAAAG TAACAGAACAAGCAAAGTGTACTCACCTAAAACGGATAAAAATAGCCTCCAACAAGAGAAGCACCTGGCAGCCTGTTCCAAAGAACACTGGAGATTATTTGCAGAGTGTGATGGAGTCAGTCATTCT AGAAATTTTAAGCAAGAAcattaaaggaaaagaacaaattcaGTATCATCTCAACTGCTTGAAGAAAAG ATTACTACAACAGTGTGGAACCCTGAAAGTCCCTGCCAGAACGCTGAACTATTTAACTGATGTGTCAAATCTGCTGAAAATtgaaaaggcacaagaaagaaCTAATGAAGAGGACATGGCTTTACTGCAG AACGAAATAGACAAAATAGTAGCGACCACAGAGTCCATGACTGAGAATATTCAGAGCCTAAAGAACAAAATTCAAATTCTGACAAATGACATAGAGGAAGAGGAACAGAAGGTGAAACAG gaATTCCACGTGGATACTAATAAGGCACTGTCTCTTCCAGAACTTTCTCAGAAAAGTCTTAAAGCACCCATACTTCAA GAAGAAATTTTGGCACTAATTCCGAACCAGAATGCTCTTCTAAAGGATTTGGTTGTCCTTCATAATTCAGCCTCAGTGGCGAACATGTCAGCGTTCATTCAAGAAGCCTATAAGAAACTTGATCACTCTTaa